One Algoriphagus sp. Y33 genomic window, GGCGTTGATAGCGGGGCCGTTGATTCCGGCTCCATCTACTTCCTGGGAATTAATCAATTCATATAGACCGTCTATGGTTTCTTTATTCTGGTTTTCTACGATCAATCGCTGCGCAGTAAGCCTCCAGAACAAATTATCGCTCTTCATCGCTGCCAGTAAACCCTTGGTATCCGCATCTTTCAGATCAAAGCTTTTGGAGGTTTCCCCACCTTTATAGGTAAGTCTGTATATTCTCCCATGCTTGCTGTCACGTAGAGGATTGACATAAGCATTTCCTTCACCGTTGTCAAATCCACGCGGCGTAGGATTATGCTGGATGATAAAGTTATACCAATCTGCCACCCAAAGTGAACCATCAGGGCCTACCTCCGCATGCACAGGAGAGAACCACTCGTCAGAACTTGCCAGGATATTGAAAGCGTTCTTTTCCTTATATCCAGAGCCGTCCTCGATCAATCGGGCATTGTGGAGTACTCGTCCTGTAGGTTCTGCTACGAAGGCCATTTTGTTCCAGTATTCCTCAGGGAAATTTCTTGCAGTATAGAGATTGTGTCCCGCAGCAGCAGTGTAGCTTCCATGCCAATCAACTTGTCTCAAGAATGGAGTGATGTGTGGCATGTCAAAGTGAGAATCTATCCCGGTTGCTGTATTTGGAGTGCCTTTATAAACTGTTCTTTTTACATACTTATTATCCATTGCGAGGTAGACTGAGTGCTGACCGTTTGCAGTGGAAATGAATGTTTCGAAATCTTCGGAGAATCCAAGCCCCCACGTGTTATTGCTGGTACGTCCGAGAAACTCCATGTTTTCTCCAGCAGGATCAAATCTATACACACCTTGGCTGAAGTTATATTGCTTGCCACTCACTGTGCCATTGAAGCCGGAATAACCCAGAACGCCCCAAACTTTGTTGTCAAAGCCATACTTCAGGTTTGAAGGTCCGGCGTGAGTGTCATATTTGCCCCAGCCGGTCATAATAACCTCCCGTACATCAGCTACATCATCTCCATCGGTATCTTTTAGAAATACAAAGTCAGGAGCCATAGATACGAGCATTCCACCATTCACTGCTACGATTGAAGTAGGGATGTTCAAGCCTTCTGCAAAAACAGTGACTTTATCCGCTTTGCCGTCCCCATTTGTATCTTCCAAAATCTTAATCACGTCATCGCCACCATCCTTGCGGATTTCATTAGGATAATCAACAGTCTCGATCACAAACAATCTGCCTCTCTCATCCCAAGTGAATGCGATAGGGTTGATAATCATAGGTTCAGAGGCAAAAAGTTCTAAATCAAAACCTACCGGCACTTGTACCAGCTTCATAGATTCCTCAGGGGAAAGAGGTAGCTGGAATCGCGGTGCTGGATCCCTATTTTCGTAATTAGGAATATCAGCATCCTCAAACTGTGGTTGGGGAATGTCGTATGCAATCAACTGTTTATTTACATCATTTCCTACCGCCCATAGAATGCCATTCGCTACCAGTTGCTGAAATTGCTCCTTCTCCCAGGTTTTCTCATTATGGCCATAGGCAGTATAGAATATACGCCCTTTTCCTTCATTTCTAACCCAGGTATATGGCTCCTTGTGATCTCCTTCTACCCGCTCCATAAGTATGTGCATGTCTGGATTCAACTGGCTGTGAACGTAAGTTTCATCCCAAGTTTCGAATTCAGAAATACCCTGCATGGCAGGATGATCCGCATCTACTATATCCACGGTGAAGTCACCGGTCCCATGGGATTTAAACTGGCCACCAACTGCTTCGATGTACCAAGGTGAATTCTGAAAACAGAATGAAGCACTATGGATGGGAATAAGTGCTTTGCCACTCTGTACATAATTTTTCAGGGCAGTTTCCTGCTCCGGCGAAATCTCATCATGATTTGCATAGATCATCAACCCATCGTAATTGTTGAGTTTGGTAGAATTCAGATCTGCTACATCAGAAGTGTAAGTGAGGTTGATTCCCCGCTGGAAAAGGGGAGTCTGAAGGTACATCATCAACTTTTCAGAGTTGTGATGCTCACTGTCATGACCGAGAACTAGAATCTCAACTCGCCGTGGTTCGGTCGAGGAGAGAAAGTTTGTGTTGCTTTTTCCACCGCATCCCACGAGGAAAGCAAGCATTACCATCACCAAGCCATAGTATGGTGATTTAGGCACTTTTGGGGTTTTAAAAATCATATCAGAATTTAAACATTATTTAGTCTACTAAATTCATGTATAAATTTGATCCTTTCTCCCTGTTTTAGCTTGAAAAATGACTGAATTATGATTAATTACGCTCCTAAAGCTTACAAATAGTAGAATAAATCAGATAAAACCAATGAAGAAGCCGCTGCAAAAATCCAAAATCCCAAGTAATAAAGTTTTTGTTATCAAGGAATTGAGGGAGTCCTACCTCGACAAATACTGGCATTCTCATGAAGAGTATCAATTGAATGTAATTCTGAAGGGTAGGGGAACGCGATATATCGGAGATCATATGAAGCCTTTCAAAGAAGGCGACTTGGTGCTTACCGGACCAAATCTTCCACATGTCTGGCGAAGTGATAATGCTTATTTTGATCAGGAACATGGATTGGATACTCATGATATTGTCATTTATTTTCCTGAGAGTTTTATGGGTAAAGACGCTTTGCAAAAGGAAGAATTCGAGGAAATAGGGAAATTGCTTGCCAGAGCAGATAGGGGATTGGAGATCACAGGGCAGACCAATAAGACAGTGGTGAAAATGATGAAAGACCTGGTACACCGCAAGGGTGGGGCGAGCATTATTGGTCTCTTGGAAATTCTGGAAGTTTTAGCCCATTCCACCGAGTTGGAGCCCATCACACATATAGATTATAAGAATAATTATACCGCCAACGAAAAAGACAAAATTTCGGAAATACTGGAATATGTCCTGAAAAACTTCAAGGGGAAAATCACTCTTCAGGAGGTAGCGTCTCTTGCCAACATGTCTGAGAGTGCATTTAGCAGGTATTTCAAAAGCCGGGTAAATAAATCCTTCTCCGATTTTCTGGGGGACGTTCGGATCAGCAATGCCAGAAGACTACTTCACGACGAAGACCTGAACATTAGTCAGGTTTGTTACGAAAGCGGTTTTCCCACGCTTTCCAACTTCAACAAGCAGTTTAAGGACCGAATCGGCAAAACCCCGCTTAACTATAAAAAGGAATTCATGGATACATTTTAAAAGGTATCAGTTATTTTCGAATCTTTCCATCACCTGATCCTGATAGGTGCTGCTGACCGGAAAAGGATGAGTTCCTATCAAGAGCTGGTGACGCTCAGCTTTTTCCACTAGTTTCATATTTACGATGTAGGAGCGGTGTGTTCTGAGGAAAAAGGAGGGGAGCGACTTTTCTATTTCAGCCAGTGTCGAGCGGCTTATGATTTTTTCATTCCGCAGGTGAAAAGTCACATAATTACCCGTGGCCTCACAGCACATCAGCTCATCAAACCTCACTTTGAGCTGTCCTTCGGTAGTTTTCACATAGATAAACTGCGGTTCTCGGGAAGGCTGAAGCTCTAGCCATTCCTGGGCTTTTTGGCATGCTTTGAGAAATCTCATCAGATTAAACGGCTTCAATAAATAATCAAGCGCATCGAGTTCAAAGCCCTGAACCGCATAGTCTGAATAGGCCGTGGTGAAGATCACAAGTGTTTCCTTAGGCAGCAGTGCCGCCAGTTCCACACCACTGATATCGGGCATATTGATATCCAGAAAGACCAAGTCTACAGAATTGGTCTTAAGGTATTCCAATCCTTCCACACCATCAGTAAAAACGGCTATCAGTTCTAAAAAAGGGACTTTGGAGGCGTGGGATTTTACCACTTCCAGAGCCATGGATTCATCGTCTATTGCTATGGCTTGAATCATGGTTTTATAGTTGCACAGAAAGGTGGACAAAATGCTCAGTGTCATTTGCCACGATGGTTAAGTTATGCTTTTTTGGGTAGAAATGAGCCAATCTGCTTTTGACGTTTACCAAACCTATTCCGGATTCATCTCTGGGATCTTCCGTCTGCTTTTTTGGATGGATACTGTTTACCACATCCAGATGCACTGAGCCCTGTAGACATCTCAGATTGATCTTGATCCAGGACTTGCTTTTTGTACTAATCCCGTGTTTGAAGGCATTTTCCACATAAGGAATCAACAGCATGGGCGCAATACTTCCCTCGCATACATCATCGGACAGTTTGATTTCTACATCCAGGTTTGATTCGTTTTTGAAACGGAGCATCTGCAGATCCAGGTAATTCCTCAGATAATCGATCTCTCTGGTAAGTGGGATTTTATCCATCTGGTTTTCATGAAGCATAAAACGCATCATATCTCCGAGTTTTTGGATGCCATCTGAGGTTTTTTCGGCATTTTCCATCAGTGCAGCTCCATAGAGCGTATTCAGCGCATTGAAAAGAAAGTGTGGATTGATCTGGGATCTCAGAAAACTAAGGTTGGCAGAACTCTGGTTTACCCGTACCGACAAATCATCGATTTTACCTATATAATCCTCATATTTTCGGAAAATCAGATTGGATAGGGGAAAAATAACAAAGATCAGAATCAAGATCATTCCAGTACCCAAGAGTAAAATTTCAGGTGTTTTTTCGTCTATTGAAATCACAAGGAAAACGAAGGAGATAATTGTGATCAACCCCCACAGAAACCAACGGTAAGCTTTGGTATTTCCTTCTACTTTATTTCTATACAGTAGAAAATAATTGTAGAGAATAAAGAATGCTATAGCGGGAATGATTAGTAAGAAAATAACCAAAACTACCTCGTTTACAAATAGCTGTGATGCAAATAAGAAGATGCTTATAAAAAGAAACATCGTAAACAAGCGTATGCTGTTGTACAGTTGGAAGTCCTTGAATACCGGGGGTAGGAACATCTTTTGTAATAAAATAGCAGTGACCAAATACCCTGAGTAAAGTGCGATGGTGCTGAAATAAAAGCGAAAGAACCGCTCTGCGTTTACGCCGTTGGCTCCTGCGCATCCACCTGAAAGCGCAGCGGTCACTGTAGCGGTCAACACACTGAATAATACCAGATGAAGAACATTTTTATCCTTCAGGTATTTTGGGATGACGATCAGATGCATCACATAGAAGCCTATGTAGAGGACTATTGGCAAAAAGACTATTCCGAAGAATTCCTCTACCGGAAAGTAATTTGAAGTCATGCTGATCACAATATTTGTCAGCACTATAATCAAAAAAACAAGGGTGGTGATCCACCATTCCAAATCTCGAAACACAAATCTAGTTGATTTCATCTGTTTATAATTTGATTTTCAATGGTCATATGGAATCTCGCATGGCTTATAATCATCCCTCTGTGTGCCGTCTTCGACATGCTCGATTTCATATTCTAGTGTAAATTAACTGGTTGAATTATTATGGTTCAATTAGATTTGTCTTAATAGTCAACGTGGTCTTCTCAGGTTTTTTATGCTCCTCATTGCCGTCCGAGAACGTCAATATGATCGTATAGATAACTCCTAAAAGGATCAGGAAATAATAGACTTTCTTGGTGTTCATTGATTATCGTTCTAATTGATAGTCCAAGATTAGCGGTACCCGAAAGTCTTTGCAAAAGTATGTGACGAAACGTGGGAATTGTGGGATGGATTGTGATTTTGGATTGAATCCCGAAAAGGCGCGGCGGAGCAAAGGAGAATCGGTTATCCGTCATTGTGAAGCTGAAGTCATCCGTCATCGCGATCCGCCTAAGGTGGAGAAGCGATCCCGTAGTAATGTGCAATCTCATTGTATTTATGAAATACGAATGATGATTTACGGGATCAACGAAGAGTGAAGATTTATTCTAGGAAGTTGACTCAACTAGTTGTTTGGAGAATACCGTGGGATCAGATTAATGTAACTAAATTAAACTAATGCTTTAAATCATACTTTGTAAATCGTAAATAAGCTAATCCCGAACGCCGAATGATGAATATCGAATTTCGAAGCGATCCAAGTGTTAGAAAGGATTGCCGCGTCAAAAACAATCCCTTTGGTCATTGATTTTTCCTCGCAATGACGGACAAGACAATGAATCCGGAGAGTAAACCACACATCATCGGTTATCCGTCATTGTGAAGCTGAGGCACAAAGCTGAAGTTATCCGTCATCGCGAGCAAAGCGCGGTGCTCTCGTTGTAATGAGCCCTCATAAGAGATTGCCGTGTCAAAACCAATTCCCTTTGGTCATTGGTTTTTCCTCGCAATGACGACGGACAAGGCAATGAATCCCGAGAGTAAACCACACATCTTCGGTTATCGTCATTGTGAAGCTGAGGCACAAAGCTGAGGCACAAAGCTGAAGTTATCCGTCATCGCGAGCAAAGCGTTGCGATCCCGTAGTAAGGAGCAATCTCATTGTATTTATGAAATGCGAATGACGATTTACGGGATCATCTATAACCTTTGAGGTATTTTTATCCTCGAAGGTTTGAATAGTGCCTCCCGCAAAGGTTCAATGGCGCTAAGGGAGATTTTTGGAGTCTTCGCTCAAAGCTTGCTGGTATTAGTCATTGATAAACTGGGCACAAAGCTGAAGCAATCTACTTTTGCAGATTTTTCAGCATACTTTGGATATGTCCTTTTGACTCAAACATCTCTGAGAACACTGCCGCTATCTTGTGGTCTTTGTCAATGAGATAGGTGATGCGCTTCGGCATTTTGATCAGAGGGATGAGCGCATCGTAAGATTTACACACTTTACCCGAAGGATCTGAAAGCAAATCAAATGGAAGTCTATGTTCCTTTTTAAATCTTTCATGAGTTTCCATATCATCCTTGCTGATTCCCAGTACAGGAATATCCAGATTTCTAAATGCTTCAAATTGGTCTCTAAATTCACAGGCCTCAGCCGTACACCCTTTGGTGAAATCTTTCGGATAAAAGTATAAGATGAAGGGTTTGCCTTTCAAATCAGTGGACGAATTGATTGTTTTAGAGCCGGTGGATTTGAGATTGAATTCCGGTGCAATACTTCCCGTTTTTAATGCCATAAATACTAAAACCCAAGTCGCTGATAATGGTTCGTGGAATAACTTGTATTTCACAACTTTTTTTGAACTATTACCATTTCAATTTCCTTAGAAAAGGATCACTCTGAAAAGTA contains:
- a CDS encoding PVC-type heme-binding CxxCH protein; amino-acid sequence: MVMLAFLVGCGGKSNTNFLSSTEPRRVEILVLGHDSEHHNSEKLMMYLQTPLFQRGINLTYTSDVADLNSTKLNNYDGLMIYANHDEISPEQETALKNYVQSGKALIPIHSASFCFQNSPWYIEAVGGQFKSHGTGDFTVDIVDADHPAMQGISEFETWDETYVHSQLNPDMHILMERVEGDHKEPYTWVRNEGKGRIFYTAYGHNEKTWEKEQFQQLVANGILWAVGNDVNKQLIAYDIPQPQFEDADIPNYENRDPAPRFQLPLSPEESMKLVQVPVGFDLELFASEPMIINPIAFTWDERGRLFVIETVDYPNEIRKDGGDDVIKILEDTNGDGKADKVTVFAEGLNIPTSIVAVNGGMLVSMAPDFVFLKDTDGDDVADVREVIMTGWGKYDTHAGPSNLKYGFDNKVWGVLGYSGFNGTVSGKQYNFSQGVYRFDPAGENMEFLGRTSNNTWGLGFSEDFETFISTANGQHSVYLAMDNKYVKRTVYKGTPNTATGIDSHFDMPHITPFLRQVDWHGSYTAAAGHNLYTARNFPEEYWNKMAFVAEPTGRVLHNARLIEDGSGYKEKNAFNILASSDEWFSPVHAEVGPDGSLWVADWYNFIIQHNPTPRGFDNGEGNAYVNPLRDSKHGRIYRLTYKGGETSKSFDLKDADTKGLLAAMKSDNLFWRLTAQRLIVENQNKETIDGLYELINSQEVDGAGINGPAINALWTLKGLGELEGNNTQAQDVVEKALNHPSAAVRKNAARVIPKNQAALDAIMAANLMEDPNLQVRKFAILAVSEMPTSADVSKKLLAISDNADNAKDEYLPQAIFAAALTHPSAFEGRPTPEEPAEGTEMGIADRISKSLVSELYSLNTRNALLFPPDPSGKEITIQMEVTPGKDPLDGVMVAQGNNVNGYSLYVYKDALHFAVAQDGDVKIISSKKNLPSEKFRVTATLLEGGNMNLKIDDKEVAKGKTKGLFSNPMAPDNVRIGQFDSGNKVGDYEGNWRFSGRIGNDSSLDLKKPASDEENETVASLEEQEVVKNGSITLTAVPHEMRFDKSTFIVSAGSKLVVDFKNPDYVQHNLIFGAIGSFEKISEAAMKMAQDLTGMDRSFVPNIPEVLASTGLVFPNSEDSIIMTVPSERGEYPFVCTLPNHWKSMNGIMKVI
- a CDS encoding AraC family transcriptional regulator translates to MKKPLQKSKIPSNKVFVIKELRESYLDKYWHSHEEYQLNVILKGRGTRYIGDHMKPFKEGDLVLTGPNLPHVWRSDNAYFDQEHGLDTHDIVIYFPESFMGKDALQKEEFEEIGKLLARADRGLEITGQTNKTVVKMMKDLVHRKGGASIIGLLEILEVLAHSTELEPITHIDYKNNYTANEKDKISEILEYVLKNFKGKITLQEVASLANMSESAFSRYFKSRVNKSFSDFLGDVRISNARRLLHDEDLNISQVCYESGFPTLSNFNKQFKDRIGKTPLNYKKEFMDTF
- a CDS encoding LytTR family DNA-binding domain-containing protein — protein: MIQAIAIDDESMALEVVKSHASKVPFLELIAVFTDGVEGLEYLKTNSVDLVFLDINMPDISGVELAALLPKETLVIFTTAYSDYAVQGFELDALDYLLKPFNLMRFLKACQKAQEWLELQPSREPQFIYVKTTEGQLKVRFDELMCCEATGNYVTFHLRNEKIISRSTLAEIEKSLPSFFLRTHRSYIVNMKLVEKAERHQLLIGTHPFPVSSTYQDQVMERFENN
- a CDS encoding sensor histidine kinase produces the protein MKSTRFVFRDLEWWITTLVFLIIVLTNIVISMTSNYFPVEEFFGIVFLPIVLYIGFYVMHLIVIPKYLKDKNVLHLVLFSVLTATVTAALSGGCAGANGVNAERFFRFYFSTIALYSGYLVTAILLQKMFLPPVFKDFQLYNSIRLFTMFLFISIFLFASQLFVNEVVLVIFLLIIPAIAFFILYNYFLLYRNKVEGNTKAYRWFLWGLITIISFVFLVISIDEKTPEILLLGTGMILILIFVIFPLSNLIFRKYEDYIGKIDDLSVRVNQSSANLSFLRSQINPHFLFNALNTLYGAALMENAEKTSDGIQKLGDMMRFMLHENQMDKIPLTREIDYLRNYLDLQMLRFKNESNLDVEIKLSDDVCEGSIAPMLLIPYVENAFKHGISTKSKSWIKINLRCLQGSVHLDVVNSIHPKKQTEDPRDESGIGLVNVKSRLAHFYPKKHNLTIVANDTEHFVHLSVQL
- a CDS encoding peroxiredoxin yields the protein MKYKLFHEPLSATWVLVFMALKTGSIAPEFNLKSTGSKTINSSTDLKGKPFILYFYPKDFTKGCTAEACEFRDQFEAFRNLDIPVLGISKDDMETHERFKKEHRLPFDLLSDPSGKVCKSYDALIPLIKMPKRITYLIDKDHKIAAVFSEMFESKGHIQSMLKNLQK